From the Vibrio natriegens NBRC 15636 = ATCC 14048 = DSM 759 genome, the window TGCAAAAGAGATCCATGAGCTAGGCTATGGTTCTGTTCTGGTCTCTCCACCAATGAAAAGCGCTAACGATGAACGCTGGTGGCAGCGCTATCAACCTCAAGATTATCGTGTTATCGACAATGCCCTTGGTAACACTCAAGATTTTATCCATATGGTTAATGAACTGGGTCGTTTTGGTGTGCTTGTGTACGCAGACGTTGTGTTCAACCATATGGCGAATGAAGCGCACATGCGCTCAGATCTGCAATACCCAAGCAAAGAGATTTTACAGGAATACCAAAAGAACCCAGAGAAATACCAAGCGCTCAAGCTGTTTGGTGACTTATCTGAGCCACTATTCACTGAAGAAGATTTCGTGAAAGCGTTCGGTATTAAGAACTGGAAAGACAAATGGCAAGTACAAAATGGCCGAATTACTGGAGGACCAGCGGATCCCGGTTTACCGACTTTGCGTGTTTGTGATCATGTTGTTGAGCAGCAACGCGCCTATTTAAAAGCACTGAAAAAGATCGGGGTAAAAGGGTTCCGTATTGATGCGGCTAAACATATGACCCTTGAGCATCTTAAGCTAGTCTGGACCGATGATATTACCCAAGATGTGCACATTTTTGGCGAGATCATTACAGATGGCGGGGCGACCGTCGAAGAGTATCAGCTGTTTCTAGAGCCATATTTACAAGAAACTCGCTTAGGTGCTTATGACTTCCCGTTGTTTACCACCATTTTTAAAGCGTTTTCTAAAAACGGCAGTTTTAAGACGTTAATTGATCCGTATTGTTTCGGTGAGGCACTGTCTCCGGGGCGAGCCATTACTTTTGCAGTGACGCATGACATCCCGAATAACGATGTGTTCCTCGACTTAGTTATGGATGAAGAAGACGAATGGCTGGCGTATGCATATATATTGGGTCGAGATGGCGGTGTTCCTCTGG encodes:
- a CDS encoding alpha-amylase family protein encodes the protein MSGLQEIQSSGANVILHAFDWKYADIARRAKEIHELGYGSVLVSPPMKSANDERWWQRYQPQDYRVIDNALGNTQDFIHMVNELGRFGVLVYADVVFNHMANEAHMRSDLQYPSKEILQEYQKNPEKYQALKLFGDLSEPLFTEEDFVKAFGIKNWKDKWQVQNGRITGGPADPGLPTLRVCDHVVEQQRAYLKALKKIGVKGFRIDAAKHMTLEHLKLVWTDDITQDVHIFGEIITDGGATVEEYQLFLEPYLQETRLGAYDFPLFTTIFKAFSKNGSFKTLIDPYCFGEALSPGRAITFAVTHDIPNNDVFLDLVMDEEDEWLAYAYILGRDGGVPLVYTDLDTSGIKGKSGKPRWKDAWSDPRMATMIKFHNAVHGQPMKVLEGNDDMLVLERGEQGIVVLNKSSRPQSLSLATEGNWLDMMTGNSVSSQDEIKVPAKSSMLLLAQL